A region of the Brachyhypopomus gauderio isolate BG-103 chromosome 11, BGAUD_0.2, whole genome shotgun sequence genome:
TTGTTAAAAGTTTGGATTTGGGATTTTTCAGTATTAAGTGTGAAAGTAAGTGAATCATAGCACCAGCACTGTTGCTAATGGTGAGAAGGGAACCAGCTAGCTGTTTTCAGCTAATGCACATGAGGCTGATCCTGTATGATGGCTGCCTAAAGCTTCCTAACTAACATGGGGTTAGAAATGTACATATGATGTATAGAAATGTATAATTTAAATGTAAGTTTAGGTGCTTTATGTTATGCCATTGGAGTCCGAAATGCCGTGAGGCGCAGGACTTAGTCGCGTCTCACCCCGCCAGAGCTGGAGCTGATGTGAACCTGTTCAGGGGCCATAAGCAGGATGGTGCCCAGGGTCCTGAAGCTCAACTTGGCCACGGGGATGGTGAAGACCAGGAGCCAAGAGACCAGGCACAGCAGACAGTGAGCTGCGACCAGAGGAGGATAACCCAacagcagccacacacacacactcgcctgACCCTGCGAGAGAACCACACACAGGCTCATGCAGCCAGACTGCATGGAAGACTGGACTAAGGTCTAATATTAGCTAAAAGGTGTTagccacatgtaaaccccaacctgcctccacgcacacacacacacacacacacacacacacacacacacacgacagttGACAGTTGGAACCTTACCCAGGAACGCTGTTGTGGAGGGTTGCTGGGCTCCTCCACAGTGTCCCCTACAGTGGTGGGCAGCAGGAGGGGGGAGGCGGCCCTCCGCTCGCCCCCCTCGCCCCGCTGAGGGTCACTGTGCAGAGTCACGCTGAAACTGGATAATGAGCCAGTCACCTGAGACGAGCGGAGGCACAAGGTCtcacacagacagcagctgcAGGAGTCATGTGCACCACACTAGCCATGAGGACATTGATCAGCTGCTACTGCTAAACCGCAAAATGTCTGATTTTTATAGATTAATCACAGAGCAGCCCATAACACATTAATTATGCATAACATTAAACGTTTGCTGTTATAACCAATTCAATTAAATGCTCCTTAATTGCTTCTCTACCCATCTGATGCTCCTGTAGCTGAACTGTTTTGAGGGAATTACAAACGCACTACTGCCAGTGGACAATATTGGACTACAGACGGAACAGTAAATTATTGTGTGTTATTAAGTGTTGAACCACAACCTTCTGTATTGCTTTTCCAAATGGCCACAGAAAATAACCAGCCAATCTCAAGCACAGTTTTCCTAAAAAAGAATAAGGAAGATAAAAAATTTTTAAAAAGTAGAAAAAAAGTAAGTTTTAAGGGAGATGATGACATTAGTAGAAGCATTGCTTACCATGAGGGATTCCTATAATGGTCATGAACATCAACATGCTAGTGAGAAGGTACAGCAGGGTAATCCACCACCCGAATAATACCACATAGAGAACATTACCACAGGTAAGTAAAGAGCCTGCtaaaagggagagaaagggagagaaagagagatgattACAAAGATGGAAAACCACATCACTCGTCTCAATATTTCAAGTTTGTGTTTTATCTGACATTTGTGTTTTATCTTAAATTGGTCTAGTCATGTTTTATGACTCTGACCTGCGCTTGGTTTAATGACATTCAACTCTGAGTAGAGCTCCTTTACTATCTCTGATCTGTCTTCAAACGGCCGCTCAGTCACATGGCTCTTCCACTTTCTGAATCCAAACTTAACGTGGAAAAGCACACAAGTGAGACAGGAACAGTAAACCATCACAGAAACTCACTCTCACTGTTACCAAATGCAATTACATACCTTATAATTATTGGCGAGTTTTTGTGCCTCCACCTCATTCTCAGCGCTTAAGGTGGTTTTAAATGGGATATCTTCCCAGAGTTCATCAGCAGTGTGTGCTGCATACATGTCgaagaagaaaacaaaaagcaCATTCGTACTGAAACTACTGACTTACATAAAAAacagaactaaatgcaactaggTTTCAGTAGACCAGCTGGTTGATGTTTTTCTTATGAGCAGGTCTCCTGATTTATATGTTCTGATTCTTTGCTTCTTAACGTACATGAGCCTTTCTTTAGTAATCTAAAATGTGGATTGAGCTTTAGGTGTGTTCTGTGCGGGTGCATTAACACCCCTCACCCGTGCACGTGCGCTTGCGTGTGTAAGGGCCACATTTCTGGGAACTGAAGGGCAAACGCTGGTGATCCCCACATGTCTGCTCAGAGCAGGAGACTGGAAGATGACTGCTAACACCAACATGACCTCCGACACCACCGTTGTCCCACAAAGGCTCTGAGGCCAGACACAGAGACAAGGGAACAGCAACTGATAATAATAGCCAAAACCTTTGCAGattatgcatgtgtaacatGCCACATTTTATTAACTCAAAATACAAGACAGTGTTTTTATTGGCCTCACACAGGTGTGTAAtatctttgttttggtttttgttaCTCCACTGAGTGCTGCAGCTGTGTGCTATGCAGATGAACAGAAGGCAACTtgtacagctctgtgtgtgtgtgtgcgcgtgcgccaCGATTCCCTCGTGCTGCGGGACCCTATTGGCTGGTTGAGTAGATCACTTGTAACACGCCTACACTATCCAGACCACCATAGGTCAAGCCTGGAGGAGAATGTCCAATTAGTCTAGTGAGGAAGTGATCAGCCTTGTCTAGGCAGGAAACCGTCAGAGGAACTGAAGAGACTTATGATTTCAACACAGAACTGAGTGCAATAAAACACTACTGTCTAGACGTCTAAACATAATTTGTGACATttttgtcacacacacaaatgtgtgcgCAGTGTGAATGATGTAACTAGCTTATCTGAAGCTAACTGGTATACACCTGTAAAGTCAGATGTGCAAAACTCGTGCAGAAAGTACCGATCACGCTACCCTTAAAATAGCCGTGCCATTAGCCTATTTTGATCGTTCTGCAGACGTTAATTACAacgtattaattattatttttactttttaaatcaTCACTCTACAGCATGTAGAGGCAGGTCCAGTAACATCTTGTTTCAGGTGCACAGCGCCGTTCTTTGCGTGGATAAACAGGCAGAACGACTAATTCAATGGTTGTCATTCTACAAACTAGTACATTTTTACCTTGATAATCAGCGTCGGCACTGGCCGCTCTTCTCCGAGTTTCTGCATCTGCAGACATCTCAGCTCTTGCGCTTCACCGTTTGTAATACAGCAATGCATCTCATGTGATTCAAACGTTGTTGCGCTCCGTACTAGAGCGTACACTGAGACTTCTGGGAAATGGAGTTTGTTATTCTACGTGGTATTTAGGAAGATGTCGTGAAAAGGCAGTTGTAAACCTACAAACCAATTACTGGCACACGTGTATTTACTTGCAATCCAGTGAAACCAGATAATAGCGATTAATATTACTTACAGAATAAGGTAAAGCGATATGTCAATAACACCCtcacattttcaaaataaacatttaatttgactacaaataaataaaaacaggcAAAAGTAGCAAATTCACAAAGATTAATTTGAATGTCATATTAAAGCAAGCCATATATGGCCATACAAACCATCGACAGCCATAGTAACGACTGTGTTGTCACTCTATACTGCTAAATGTCATTTCCTATCAGTAGCAGGTGTGACACAGCATAATTCAATTACAGAAATAAAGACATACATATTGGGATCCAGTTATTGCAAAATAAATCAGCCAAATGGCCCTTAAATTATATTGCTCGCATACAGCAGTTAGGAAACATAAGATATTAAGATTCATTAACAATTTTTTAGAACTAGAATTTTGAACTAGGAATTATGTTTTCTGGGATCCAAGTAGAGCAGGATAAAATTACCAAATGGGACGTTCAATATATTCCATCCTTATAAGTCTGGTTCCATGTGATAAAAAATATCTTCTATAGGGATGTCAAGCTTTTCACAGCATGCAGAAAAACATAACACTAAATAATTTAAACAGCCAATGAGTAGTGCACTTTAACGCTAAAAAGATCCCGAAAGCAGTGCAAGTGTATTATTCTTCAGTTTTGCTTCATCACATGAGAAAAGGTCTATGAAACACTTGGCATGGCATAGGAAACATGAAGCATTCATTCACTTGGCCTGAAAGGGGGTTGGCAGTGAGAACACATGCTTCTCACACGATAAGAAAGAGACGTCTCTCCTAAGGGATTTGCTGTGCCAACATCATCCAATGTACAAACTGCCTGAACTGCCTAAGGAGGTCACTGGCAAACACAAAACCTTTATGTTTCCTGTAATTCGCTTTTCCACCAGCTGCCTTCTAAAAGGGATATCAGTACAATAGAAAGGGTATTCAAGAAATGTAGTGTGTAAACATCCCTGCCTGTAAAGACATCATTTTAACAACCAATGCTAAAGCTAGATTTGATTCTGTGCAAGTTAACGTTCACCCGAAAGTCAAATCTTTCCATATAGCCCCATTATTGGTTGTCCACCACTGCGTAAGACATTTGCAAGTATCACTGTCTGACAGTCCCTGGAACATTTTAAGGAGGTGCTCTTGTACATGCACTGGCTATACAAGAGGCTTCACAGGACACAGCAAAGGTGTGGCAGTGAGAGGCAAGCATCACCCAGGTGAGGGGTTAGGGCAGGAGCCGCGCCACCTGTGCGCTAATCTCCCTGTCGGGgtgggagaggaggaggcggagtctgCTGTGGAACTGGGAGGAGCTATCCAGCAGCACACAGTATAGGGAGTCCTGCCGGCTACGCAGGGCTTCGGCCACCTGCGCGGATGGTCTCCAGGCCTGCAGGTTCACTACCAAGGTGAGGAGACGGAGCAGCACGTCTGCACTTGTGCAGCTGTCAAAGAGAAGCACCAGGGAAGCAGGAGCCTATACAAACAGAGGATAAATGTGCAGTTAACATGTGCATGGACCATAAGGCCAGTTATTGAAAAGTAGCTTCAAGACCCGTGCTACTGAATTCAAAACTCTAGCATTCTATAGGATAGGATCTCTATAGGATCAAGTGTTTAACAAAGAAAGCCTCAGAGAGTACAGTCAGGTTCAAACAATGAGGAAAGCAGTCAGTTAAAATAAAAGTAGCTAATTAAACACTTTAGGACATGTAATAAATGTAAGCAAGGAATTGCTGTTGTTAATGCTTATAACTCATAATGGCCATGTTAAAGTAATGAACACAAGCTCAGAATAACTGTGATGGAACACTCAGGTAAATATGGTTGTTCATACCAAGTTCACCTTTATATAGTCGGCTAAATCTCTTTTACCGTCATACCTCAAGAAAGGATTTAGAAGTTAGCTCCTAACAGCTCAAACAGAACTTTATACATAATACACAGTAGTTAGGTAGTTAGGCTACATGTAATATGGCTATTTGTTCATACTTTACCTGTGCTTGTACTATGTCATCCATTACATCTGGATTGGATGATAAATTAACTAGAACCTTCAAAACTTGGATCTGCAAGCAAAGAGGCCAATGTGTAAAGACAAACAGTCCATCTAAAAATACTCGTTTGGGTGCAAATAGACGTGAAGAATAATAATGTAGGCCGAGTACCACACCTGAAGAACTTCACTGCTCACAACAAGCAGAGACAACAGGAGAGTGATGGAGTTCTTCATCAAATGCTGATGGTTGTCTGTGACGGTCAAATTAGTTAGCAGTCTTAGTGCAGCCAGTTGAAGATCTGAGTTCACAGGGGACATCTCAATCAACTCCAGCACTTGTGGAACATAAATCTGCACAGAAAATAGACAGATGAAGGGTCAGGAAGAAGCTGTTTAATATGAACCTTCTGATATACCTTTAGCTGTGCAATATGAACCTTCTCACATACCTTTAGCTGCTCTTGATTCCGGATGTTCATGCTGAGATTGTTCAGGGCATTCAGAGTCTGCACTCTAAGGTCAGGTGAAGGGTCACAAAGGCAGCTTGCTATAATATGAAGGCCTCCAAATTCTCTAAGGAGATCCTGGTAGGAGGGAAGAATTTagcaaaaaatgttttatatacATAACTGATATTTCGTGTACAATTACTATATGACGTGCAAAATGGGCTTGCGTCATTTTTTATTAAAGAAAGTGAAACGTGTTGGATCTTGACCTGGTTAGCAGTAAAAGCAGCAGCGTTTCCTAAAGTTATGAGGACATCTCGCTTCTCCGTTGGGCTGGGGCTGGTCTGGAGGACGGACAGCAGCACGTTCAGGTGTCGTGGCTCCAAGACACCTGGAGACTTTGAGAGAATTTCGCCTTTGGAAAAACGcgacaaaaaagaaaatggtTGTAACATTACGGATTATTACAAGAAACTGCTAGTTTGCTTATTATTAATCCAACTGTTGCACCAGCTGTCCGAAACTTTCAGGCTGAGTGAGCATCCTTCCTGCAGCCGCTGTTAAACAGGGAGGTGAAGATGCAGCACCACAACCAACCGCCCAGGACAGAGAGCGGATACCTGCACCCAGCAGAGCATCGTTCCTGCCTACCTGGAGCGATGTCTGTGGTAGGACTGCGACCGTCGGTCCCACCGACGACATGAAGTCCGGACACTCTGGACAGCAGGCTCGGTCCCGCCGAACCCGCCTCGTCTACGTCCGCGTCTCCGCGTCCGCGCAGCAGCCTGTATATCCCGTAAGAGGCTCCGACTCCCGCTACAATCCCCAGTAAAGCTCCCACTTTCCCCAGTAAAGGCCCCGCGCTGCCCAGTTGCGGAGCGACTCGATATTCTCCCATTTTGGGGGAAAGAAAATCAGATTTTTTAAAACAGCAAACAGCTCACGTGCTCGCTCGCGCGCCCACCCCAGTGTTGTACTAGTGCTGGTGGCCAACCATGACGGTTCACGGGGTTGCGGCTGCCGCGCCAGGACACCCGTTAACGATTAAAGTTATTTAATATAAGGCGTTAAGTTATCGTTTATTTATCTGAGCCCATACTCAGTGTTTATATAGTATTGGACGGACAACAATAACATACAGCAAGCCTGATTGCTTAATAAGTTGCTTTCTTGTTTTTTTCTAACATACTTTCAAcaagtgttttcttttttattattattcgtATAAATATGACAAATTGTAGCACTGCGAAGGTAAACATGACGCTTGTTTTACTGTAAATGGACGAAACTCCTGTCACACAAATAGCTGAAACTACCGCAGCAACTAAAATTGAAGAGTTTTACTGTTGGCCAACTGCGTGCAAGCGTTTCTTAGCAACGAGAGTAATAAATATTGATCGCAGCAGGTGTAATGTTTAACGTTTGTAAAACTTTGTTTCTAAAGCTAAAATAATGTTCTTACTCAGCTAGCCATCTTGTTGATAACTGTTTAAATTAACGACAATCGTGATGGCTTCTCTAAAAAAAGCAGATCCTGTTTTTAGAGAATATTTTCTTAAGCATTCACTTCCTCAGATTTTCAAGGTGATTAGCTAACTAGCCAACACGAGTTTATTTAACTAAGTTAATGCTAGCTAACCTATGTGAGCTAACTAGATAATACtagtttatttaaccaggttaacGCTAGCTAACCTATGTGAGCTAACTAGCTAATACtagtttatttaaccaggttaacGCTAGCTAACCTATGTGAGCTAACTAGCaaatactagtttatttaaccaggttaacGCTAGCTAACCTATGTGAGCTAACTAGATAATACtagtttatttaaccaggttaacGCTAGCTAACCTATGTGAGCTAACTAGATAACCAGGTTAACGCTAGCTAACCTATGTGAGCTAACTAGATAATACtagtttatttaaccaggttaacGCTAGCTAACCTATGTGAGCTAACTAGCTAATACtagtttatttaaccaggttaacGCTAGCTAACCTATGTGAGCTAACtagtttatttaaccaggttaacGCTAGCTAACCTATGTGAGCTAACTAGCTAATACtagtttatttaaccaggttaacGCTAGCTAACCTATGTGAGCTAACTAGCTAATACtagtttatttaaccaggttaacGCTAGCTAATCTATGTGAGCTAACTAGCTAATACtagtttatttaaccaggttaacGCTAGCTAACCTATGTGAGCTAACTAGCTAATACtagtttatttaaccaggttaatGCTAGCTAACCTATGTGAGCTAACTAGCCAACACTAGTTCAGTTAACTAAGTTAACGCTAGCTAACCTATTTGAGCTAACAAGCTGTCTGCTAATGAATATTGGACAGGTACTTCACTTAATAGCTAGTCACCATTAGCTCACTATGGAATAACAACAACACATTAGTATTTTAAGATGACACCAAAATATatttggtgattttaatatgattaaatatgatttaatattattaaataatatttaataattcCAGTGTTGTAGATTTTAGACTGTATACTATTTCCTAAATATAAATTGTATTTATCGTATTTATGGGTGCAacagtatttgttttttaaaaccTAATATATGTTCAGGGTTCACATAAAGCGTCATTAAAGGACAATGTTCAGGAAATATTGAAGGAAAAGTGTCATCCAAAGAGAACTTCCCACAATAGCTGTGTACATGCTTATATTAGTTTGATAGTAACAGAGTTATTGTTCGTTCATTCATCAGGCCTTACTGGCTAGTTTATGTGTGTCTTGCCCTGAAGATCCCTTACACTTTATTGAAAGCAAGCTTCTTGCAATTCAGGAAAACCAGGCTCTGGAGATTCACTGGTATGTTCCATATATtgctaaaaatatataattttgatTATCCATGGGGCTAGGTATCATTGGATTTGAGCAATTCCTGTAACTATGGGTTTTGACCAAAGGAAACCATGCAAAGTGCTTGagcatttttatttgtaataTCTTTTCAGGCACAGTTGTTTTGATGATGTTCACACTGTCACAGTGTCCTTGCTGGCAAAAAGCATTGTGCACGATATTTTTGGAGGCACAGATGATATTATGGTATAGCAATCTACCTTAATTGTCCAATCCATAGGCACTTATTATGCTTGCAAACTCTCATTTGTTTTTTGATCTTTTAGTTTCAGTCACATTTATTAGAGAAAGCCTACTTGTGTTATCAAACAAATGTGACCAAAATGTGCTTCAAGTAAGTGTTTAGCAGCCTTCTACCACTcacatgctgtatatatataaatttcacTAATCTAAAAGCAATAGGCTTTAGTATCCTATTTGTCCACACTGAGATCATATGAGTTAATGATTGGCTGCTCTTGTGGGAAGAGGCTGGAGGCAGTATATTTCAAAGAGGAAAGCAGATGCTGCCCGGCTGCTGTTCCTGACTCATTCAGCAGAGAGACATTACGTGCTGCAGAACACAAGATTCATCTTTACCAGCTGGGCAAACTGGGTACATGTTCGCAAGCGCAAGCAATCCGGTGAGCTGCCCTACTGTCTTCACGGTGCATAATTACTTCCCCCCGGCTACCGTGAACATTCTGTGGCCACTGTGAAAAGGATGCAGAAGAGCTTGTTGTTTGTTTCAGATGCAGTGAAAAAAATACAGTGCGTGTGGGACGCTGTCCTCTGTAAGGTCGTTATTGCAGCATGGCGCCATGTAGCACAAGATGCAAAAAGAACAAAGGAGTACTTTGAGGTAGTTTTTCATGGAACGGTATCACCACTGAAGTAAATTGTGCATCTAATTAAATGTGTTGATGAGTGCATCATGAACTTGTATGTAAATAccctagtgtatgtgtgttgtgtttttgtgtatggGTCTGGTCTTTGGCAGAGAATGGAGAAAGGCATGCTGGACACCCACGGAAAACACATAGATCTCTCTCAAGCAGATGGCCAGGACAGACTGTCTCTGCTGCCCTGGAAACTCTCAGTCAAGGTGCCTCTTTCTCCCTACAAAGCCTTAAGTCATTTGCACTAAGTCAATATCATGTCCTACATGATCTTATGGGTTTGTCCGTTGCTGTACTGCTACTGACATGGGTAGATACAACTACCCACATTCTCAGAATTTGACAGATGCACATGGCCAGAGCATGCAGCCTTGAGAATTGCTTTACTGTATCTTGATCCAAAGCACGTCTTCATACGATTATAGATAGCTTAGTATTAAGAATACTGTCAGGATAAAGCCTTTGGCTAAAGTGAAAGTCagctttttaaaagtaaatatTTAAGTGCTTTTTTACTTGAAGACAGCCAGTAAACAGACAGCTATACGGACAGCTAGGTGAAGATCTTTCCAGAACATGGTTGCTAGGACAGAGAGGTCCTGATGCATGCCTTCTGTGTTTTGTGAGTGTCAGTGGTTCAAATAGAGCTGAACTATATGCTCAAAGGCAGCATGGGGTTCATAGTGCGTTTGGGTATGTGGATGCAGGTCCAGTTTTGAGCGTCAGAGATGAGAGGCACTACAGGGAGCTCTATAGGTCCCACCAAGTGCACAAATTCACTAATTTATGATAtgagaataaataattaaagtaCTTGGAGGATTcctatttgttttccattttttttCAGGTTGGAGTTGTTAACATGTTGACAGACGCACTGCCACTAACTGGAGAAATGTGGCTTTGAGCTAACACATTTGTGTCAGATCTTTCAGAATCTGGGTGTGGGAGAGCTGCTGAAATGTTCTCGCGTGTGTGGTGCATGGAAGGCCCTTGCTCAAACGTGCTCTCTGTGGAGCCGGGTGAGTGGTAGAAACAGAGACCCTGCACTGCTGCAAAGCCTAAGAACATCTCACGACGGTGCTGTCTGTCATAGATCAACATCTCTGCTGAGAGGCAGAGGATCACTGATGAGGCTGTGGTGAGAATACTGCAGAAGCACCGTCCCTTCATCACGCAGCTGAACATGAGTGGCTGTGGCACACTGCACCACGCCAGCTTTAGATGCATCAGTAAGTCATCAAGGGCCGTGATGGTGATGCTAAACGTTGGCGCTAATGTGGTGGGTTTGTTTTGTGCTGTGCACAAGCGTTTCTTCTCTGAGCCCCTGATGGTCTAAGAGATGAACTCATAACTGGTAAATTGATGAATATTCTGAAGTTTGCAGCCAAACAGATATGGCGTTATTGTGTAATCCCTCTGTCTGCTGCATTTGTTCAAAGGTGAATGCAAAAATCTGCAGGACCTGAATTTGAGTGAATGTACTAACATCAATGTGAGTGAAACTAACATTCATTTACTctggcatgtttttttttttttgcaatggtTTGAAAGATCATTCATTTGatccacctttataataaaTCTTTGACAGGATGACATTATGTGGATAATCCTAGAGGCATGCCCGTCTCTCCTTACTCTTAATTTGTCTTACACCAACGTCACCGACAGCACCTGGCGAGCAATGTCCAGGTACCAAACACACTCAGTCTACATCTCCACAGTTTAAATACCCCACATCT
Encoded here:
- the armc10 gene encoding armadillo repeat-containing protein 10; translated protein: MSSVGPTVAVLPQTSLQVGRNDALLGAGEILSKSPGVLEPRHLNVLLSVLQTSPSPTEKRDVLITLGNAAAFTANQDLLREFGGLHIIASCLCDPSPDLRVQTLNALNNLSMNIRNQEQLKIYVPQVLELIEMSPVNSDLQLAALRLLTNLTVTDNHQHLMKNSITLLLSLLVVSSEVLQIQVLKVLVNLSSNPDVMDDIVQAQAPASLVLLFDSCTSADVLLRLLTLVVNLQAWRPSAQVAEALRSRQDSLYCVLLDSSSQFHSRLRLLLSHPDREISAQVARLLP